AGCATGACTGAGGAACTCAGAACGTGTCCAAAGTGCGGAGGAACGGACTGCGGGCTGATAGCTCTTCACGAGGTCTGCGGGCTGAATTGGTATCAGGTAGCCTGCCGTACATGCGGGACTAGCTCCATGTGGAAGAC
Above is a genomic segment from Synergistaceae bacterium containing:
- a CDS encoding Lar family restriction alleviation protein yields the protein MTEELRTCPKCGGTDCGLIALHEVCGLNWYQVACRTCGTSSMWKTSVDETVDDWNRREPS